In one window of Qipengyuania profundimaris DNA:
- the putA gene encoding bifunctional proline dehydrogenase/L-glutamate gamma-semialdehyde dehydrogenase PutA — protein sequence MALKDPAPKPISRNEVRVAYRAEENACVAQRLAEASRASKLHDEAAGIAIRLIEDARKRKASGIDAFLHQYGLATEEGVALMCLAEALLRVPDAATADALIRDKIGDIDWAEHMGESSSTFVNAATFSLMLTGEVLERPEEAQKGMRRTLKGAVNRLGEPVIRKATLQAMRILGGQFVYGRTIQESLKRAAPERARGLTHSFDMLGEAAMTYADAERYRVNYQKAIERLARESTGNLATSPGISVKLSALHPKYTFMHADLAIADLLPIVRDLAEMARDANIHFTVDAEEADRLEMSMDIIEALARDDSLFTRADGTRWEGFGMAIQAYQKRGVPLCEWVARLARKHDRRFFVRLVKGAYWDTEIKLAHVGGLSDFPVFTRKIATDVSFLACADKLLAANDAIYPAFATHNAYTIGSIKAMGEGKTFEFQRLHGMGEDVYGALAQMEGNRRTNVRIYAPTGTHKDLLAYLVRRLLENGANSSFVNRMADADVPAADLATDPMAELAALDPYRNPTIPLPEDIFPDRKNSAGVDLSDPLVLEPLLGRLAELDRKHWRAEPTFCSGAEGEVAPINKPHDLSAEVGTRRDALDFEVEEAITRAEDIQPGWNALGGEKRALLLEAAADLFEEHTDEFLSLCQREAGKTLLDAVLELREAVDFLRFYANEARRQFSGPMPLPGPTGEENRLTLNGRGVFACISPWNFPLAIFIGTPAAALAAGNTVVAKPAEQTPLIAALAVRLCHEAGIPEEAFQLLPGAGEVGELITSDPRIAGVAFTGSTQTAQAINRSLAARDGPIATLIAETGGQNAMIVDSTALPEQVTRDVVASAFQSAGQRCSALRVLHIQEDVYDEMLTMIRGAFEALHIGNPEHLATDIGPVIDPDAKSSLERHVARRKKGSSNVWRRRLHRGAAAGCFVAPTIIELDSILDLKRENFGPILHVVRYKASDLGRVVEDINATGYGLTLGLHSRNDDTRAFVESRAKVGNFYVNRNQIGAVVESQPFGGEGLSGTGPKAGGPHYVARFATERVVCIDTTAAGGNATLLAS from the coding sequence ATGGCCCTGAAAGATCCAGCCCCCAAGCCTATTTCCCGCAACGAAGTGCGCGTCGCCTATCGCGCCGAAGAGAACGCCTGCGTCGCGCAGCGTCTCGCCGAAGCCTCACGGGCATCGAAACTGCATGACGAGGCTGCGGGCATCGCTATCCGGCTCATCGAGGATGCGCGCAAGCGCAAGGCTTCGGGCATCGATGCTTTCCTCCACCAGTATGGCCTCGCGACCGAAGAAGGCGTGGCGCTGATGTGCCTTGCCGAAGCGCTGCTGCGCGTGCCCGATGCGGCCACCGCCGACGCGCTGATCCGCGACAAGATAGGCGATATCGACTGGGCGGAGCATATGGGCGAAAGCTCCTCCACTTTCGTCAACGCCGCCACCTTCTCGCTGATGCTGACGGGCGAAGTGCTGGAGCGGCCGGAGGAAGCGCAGAAGGGCATGCGCCGCACGCTCAAGGGAGCGGTAAACCGCCTGGGCGAGCCGGTGATCCGCAAGGCGACACTGCAGGCCATGCGCATCCTCGGCGGCCAGTTCGTTTATGGTCGGACGATCCAGGAATCGCTGAAGCGCGCCGCGCCCGAGCGGGCGCGCGGGCTCACGCACAGCTTCGACATGCTGGGCGAAGCGGCGATGACCTATGCCGATGCCGAGCGGTACCGGGTCAATTACCAGAAGGCGATCGAGCGGCTGGCGCGCGAATCCACCGGTAACCTAGCGACCTCGCCCGGCATCTCGGTCAAGCTGTCGGCGCTGCATCCGAAATACACCTTCATGCATGCCGACCTCGCCATCGCCGACCTCCTGCCGATCGTGCGCGACCTGGCGGAGATGGCGCGCGACGCGAATATCCATTTCACCGTCGATGCGGAGGAAGCCGACCGGCTCGAGATGTCGATGGACATCATCGAAGCGCTGGCACGCGACGACAGCCTGTTCACCCGCGCCGACGGCACGCGCTGGGAAGGCTTCGGCATGGCCATCCAGGCCTATCAGAAGCGCGGCGTGCCGCTGTGCGAATGGGTCGCCCGGCTAGCCCGCAAGCACGATCGCAGGTTCTTCGTCCGCCTCGTCAAAGGGGCCTATTGGGACACCGAAATCAAGCTCGCCCATGTTGGCGGGCTGAGCGATTTCCCCGTTTTCACCCGCAAGATCGCGACCGACGTCAGCTTCCTTGCCTGCGCGGACAAATTGCTCGCCGCGAACGATGCAATCTATCCCGCCTTCGCCACGCACAATGCCTATACCATCGGCTCGATCAAGGCGATGGGGGAAGGCAAGACCTTCGAGTTCCAGCGCCTGCACGGCATGGGCGAAGACGTCTATGGCGCGCTTGCGCAGATGGAGGGCAACCGGCGCACCAATGTGCGCATCTATGCGCCAACAGGCACGCATAAGGACCTGCTCGCCTATCTCGTGCGTCGCTTGCTTGAGAACGGGGCGAACAGCAGCTTCGTCAACCGCATGGCGGATGCCGACGTTCCGGCGGCAGACTTGGCTACCGACCCGATGGCCGAACTGGCCGCGCTCGATCCCTATCGCAATCCGACGATCCCGCTGCCCGAAGACATCTTCCCGGACCGGAAAAATTCGGCGGGGGTGGACCTGTCGGACCCGCTGGTGCTCGAACCCCTGCTCGGCCGCCTGGCCGAGCTCGACCGCAAGCACTGGCGCGCGGAACCGACCTTCTGCTCCGGCGCGGAGGGCGAAGTCGCGCCGATCAACAAGCCGCACGATCTTTCCGCCGAGGTCGGCACGCGCCGCGATGCGCTCGATTTCGAAGTCGAGGAAGCGATCACACGGGCCGAGGATATCCAGCCGGGCTGGAACGCGCTCGGCGGCGAAAAGCGTGCGCTCCTGCTGGAAGCCGCAGCCGACCTGTTCGAGGAGCATACCGACGAGTTCCTCTCGCTCTGCCAGCGCGAGGCGGGCAAAACGCTGCTCGATGCCGTGCTGGAGCTGCGCGAAGCCGTGGACTTCCTGCGCTTCTATGCCAACGAAGCGCGCCGCCAGTTCAGCGGGCCGATGCCGCTGCCCGGCCCGACGGGTGAGGAAAACCGCCTGACCCTGAACGGGCGCGGCGTCTTCGCCTGCATCAGCCCGTGGAACTTCCCGCTGGCGATTTTCATCGGCACCCCCGCCGCCGCACTGGCTGCGGGGAATACGGTGGTGGCCAAGCCCGCCGAGCAGACCCCGCTGATCGCGGCGCTTGCGGTGCGCCTGTGTCACGAAGCTGGCATTCCTGAGGAAGCCTTCCAGCTGCTTCCCGGCGCTGGCGAAGTCGGCGAACTCATCACTTCGGACCCGCGCATCGCGGGCGTTGCCTTCACCGGCTCGACCCAGACCGCACAGGCGATCAATCGCAGCCTCGCCGCGCGCGACGGGCCGATCGCCACGCTGATCGCCGAGACCGGCGGGCAGAACGCGATGATCGTCGATTCCACCGCGCTGCCCGAGCAGGTGACGCGCGATGTCGTCGCCAGCGCGTTCCAGAGCGCGGGCCAGCGCTGCTCGGCCCTGCGTGTCCTCCACATTCAGGAGGACGTGTACGACGAGATGCTGACCATGATCCGCGGTGCATTCGAGGCTCTGCATATCGGCAATCCCGAACACCTCGCCACCGACATCGGGCCGGTGATCGATCCGGACGCGAAGAGCTCGCTCGAACGCCACGTCGCGCGCCGCAAGAAGGGTAGCAGCAACGTCTGGCGCCGCCGCCTGCATCGCGGAGCGGCCGCCGGATGCTTCGTCGCGCCGACCATTATCGAGCTCGATTCGATCCTCGACCTGAAGCGCGAGAACTTCGGCCCGATCCTCCATGTTGTGCGCTACAAGGCGAGCGATCTCGGCCGCGTGGTGGAGGACATCAACGCGACTGGCTACGGTCTCACGCTCGGCCTCCACAGTCGCAACGACGACACGCGCGCCTTCGTCGAGAGCCGCGCGAAGGTCGGCAATTTCTACGTCAACCGCAACCAGATCGGCGCGGTGGTCGAAAGCCAGCCCTTCGGCGGCGAAGGGCTCTCCGGCACCGGGCCCAAGGCCGGCGGACCGCATTACGTCGCGCGCTTTGCGACCGAGCGCGTGGTCTGCATCGACACGACGGCCGCAGGCGGAAACGCAACGCTGCTGGCGAGCTAG
- a CDS encoding MarC family protein: MTALFLSAFITLFVVIDPPGCAPIYAGLTKGATSAQRRNMAIRACVIAAVILLVFALFGEQLLGALHIELDSFRIAGGLMLFWIAFEMVFEKRTQRREDRAQKVAATPEVEDVSVFPMAIPMLAGPGAIAAIMLLMNEAQGLNQSLVVLGALGAVLVITMLALIAAGPLMRLFGDKVEAAVTRVLGVLLAALAAQYVIDGLRGSFGL; this comes from the coding sequence ATGACCGCTCTCTTCCTCTCCGCCTTCATCACGCTGTTCGTGGTGATCGACCCGCCGGGCTGCGCTCCGATTTATGCCGGGCTGACCAAGGGCGCGACCTCTGCGCAGCGCCGCAATATGGCGATCCGCGCCTGCGTGATTGCGGCGGTCATCCTGCTGGTCTTCGCCCTGTTCGGCGAACAATTGCTCGGCGCACTGCATATCGAACTCGATAGCTTCCGCATCGCGGGCGGGTTGATGCTGTTCTGGATCGCCTTCGAGATGGTGTTCGAGAAACGCACCCAGCGGCGCGAGGACCGCGCGCAAAAGGTCGCGGCGACGCCCGAGGTCGAGGATGTCTCGGTCTTCCCAATGGCCATTCCGATGCTCGCCGGACCCGGCGCGATCGCCGCCATCATGCTGTTGATGAACGAGGCGCAGGGGCTCAACCAATCGCTGGTAGTGCTCGGCGCGCTCGGCGCCGTTCTCGTCATTACCATGCTCGCCCTGATCGCCGCCGGACCGCTGATGCGCCTGTTCGGCGACAAGGTGGAAGCCGCCGTCACCCGTGTGCTAGGCGTGCTCTTGGCCGCACTCGCCGCGCAATATGTGATCGACGGACTGCGCGGAAGCTTCGGGCTCTAA
- a CDS encoding TonB-dependent receptor: MLYHHHRIALLLSSVAFVGVTPAIAQTTEQPPETEAADPDRTDDVHDRRRDTQNVIIVSAQGLRQFDLLAGTSVVEDVELQRNLDGQLGEVLAHLPGVSATGFSPGASRPVLRGFSGERVKVLVDGVGAIDVSNTSDDHAVSIDPLNAESIEVLRGPAVLLFGSQAIGGAVNVIDKRIPRRIPDEPVHVDALVRADTATDLREAGASVDVPFGQTGLVAHFGGSWRETGDLEIPGFSVAPALRAELLEEAAEEEAEGEFEEADELREAADQRGFVPNTASETWSANVGLAFIDGDSKLGASFGIYDSAYGIPGRPGAGHHHGEEEGGEEEEGEEEGEERVSIGLRQYRADLLADLALGDGFFERMKLRVGYSDYTHTEFEGDEVGTVFDVGGVEARLEIVQDTQGRWRGSMGAQYYARDFDAEGAEAYVAPNRTEQYALFALQEYGNGPLQLEGSARFETTSVNSVPLGIERNFDTLSGAVGLAYDGPEAFRAGVNVSRVARAPSAEELFSNGPHIATQAFEVGDPDLVTERAWGGEIYARGRLGRAEFSVAAYRSWFDNYIYLSETGFEEDDLPVFEYLQQDATYTGVEAELAYTFFDNGDWSFGTELTAEYVRAKLDDGSNVPRIPPLGLSGALEASSEAIDVRAEVEWYDGQDDVAAFETPTDGYTFVNASVAWRPLRANPAVSLLLQADNIFDVTGRRHTSFTKDFVPLAGRNITASVRLSF; encoded by the coding sequence ATGTTGTATCATCATCACCGCATCGCCCTTCTCCTGTCGTCCGTCGCGTTCGTCGGGGTCACGCCCGCAATCGCTCAAACGACGGAGCAGCCTCCCGAGACCGAAGCGGCCGATCCGGATCGTACCGACGACGTGCATGACCGTCGCCGTGATACGCAGAACGTCATTATCGTCAGCGCGCAGGGGCTGCGCCAGTTCGACCTGCTCGCCGGGACGAGCGTGGTCGAGGACGTTGAACTCCAGCGCAATCTCGACGGCCAGCTGGGAGAAGTGCTTGCCCATCTTCCCGGCGTTTCCGCAACCGGCTTCTCGCCCGGCGCGTCGCGCCCGGTCCTGCGCGGTTTCTCCGGCGAACGTGTGAAGGTGCTGGTCGACGGGGTCGGCGCGATCGACGTATCCAACACATCCGACGACCACGCGGTATCGATCGATCCGCTGAACGCCGAGAGCATCGAGGTGCTGCGCGGCCCGGCCGTCCTGCTGTTCGGCAGCCAGGCGATCGGCGGCGCGGTCAACGTGATCGACAAGCGCATCCCCCGCCGCATTCCCGACGAGCCGGTCCATGTCGATGCGCTCGTCCGCGCGGATACGGCGACCGACTTGCGCGAAGCAGGCGCGTCGGTCGACGTGCCCTTCGGCCAGACCGGACTGGTCGCCCATTTCGGCGGTAGCTGGCGCGAGACCGGCGATCTTGAGATCCCGGGCTTCTCGGTCGCACCGGCGCTGCGCGCCGAATTGCTCGAGGAAGCTGCCGAGGAAGAAGCGGAAGGCGAATTCGAAGAGGCCGACGAGCTGCGCGAAGCCGCCGATCAGCGCGGGTTCGTACCCAACACCGCCAGCGAAACCTGGTCGGCGAATGTCGGCCTCGCCTTCATCGATGGCGACAGCAAGTTGGGCGCATCCTTCGGCATTTACGATTCCGCCTATGGCATTCCCGGCCGCCCCGGCGCCGGTCACCACCATGGCGAGGAAGAGGGCGGCGAAGAAGAGGAAGGCGAGGAAGAGGGCGAAGAGCGCGTCAGCATCGGCCTGCGCCAGTACCGCGCCGACCTGCTGGCCGATCTTGCCCTGGGAGACGGTTTCTTCGAGCGCATGAAGCTGCGCGTCGGCTATTCCGATTACACGCATACCGAATTCGAAGGCGATGAGGTCGGCACCGTATTCGACGTCGGCGGGGTCGAAGCGCGGCTGGAGATCGTCCAAGATACGCAAGGCCGCTGGCGCGGATCGATGGGCGCGCAATATTACGCCCGCGATTTCGATGCCGAGGGCGCGGAGGCCTATGTCGCGCCCAACCGGACCGAGCAATATGCGCTTTTCGCGCTGCAGGAATACGGCAATGGCCCGCTGCAGCTGGAAGGTTCGGCGCGATTCGAGACGACGTCGGTGAACTCGGTCCCGCTTGGCATCGAACGCAATTTCGATACTCTCTCAGGCGCAGTCGGTCTTGCTTACGACGGGCCCGAGGCCTTCCGCGCAGGCGTCAACGTCTCGCGCGTAGCCCGCGCCCCGAGTGCGGAAGAACTCTTCTCCAACGGTCCGCATATCGCCACGCAGGCATTCGAAGTCGGCGACCCCGACCTCGTCACCGAACGTGCGTGGGGTGGCGAAATTTATGCGCGAGGCCGGCTGGGCCGCGCCGAATTCAGCGTGGCGGCGTACCGGAGCTGGTTCGACAACTATATCTACCTGTCCGAAACCGGCTTCGAGGAAGACGATCTGCCGGTGTTCGAATATCTCCAGCAGGATGCGACCTACACCGGCGTCGAGGCCGAACTGGCTTACACCTTTTTCGACAATGGCGACTGGAGCTTCGGCACCGAGCTGACCGCGGAATATGTCCGCGCCAAGCTGGACGATGGCAGCAACGTCCCGCGCATTCCGCCGCTGGGCCTGTCGGGCGCGCTGGAAGCGTCGAGCGAGGCCATCGACGTGCGTGCCGAAGTCGAATGGTACGACGGTCAGGACGACGTTGCGGCTTTCGAAACGCCGACCGACGGCTACACCTTCGTCAATGCCTCGGTCGCCTGGCGTCCGCTGCGGGCCAACCCGGCGGTGTCGCTGCTGCTCCAGGCAGACAACATCTTCGACGTAACCGGGCGGCGTCACACCAGCTTCACGAAGGACTTCGTGCCGCTGGCGGGCCGCAACATCACCGCGAGCGTGCGGCTCAGCTTCTAG
- a CDS encoding LON peptidase substrate-binding domain-containing protein — MTMTKRLSIFPLPGAILFPGLQLPLHIFEPRYRDLVGSALAKDRLIGMIQPQRSADRAPLYDIGCVGRIADVEALEDGRYNIVLDGEARFRVLKELEVTTSFRQVEAEILDDPENEFLSSVERGSFEFEARRFADLQGYSVDWDSVQRLDDETLINGVAQIIPFDAASKQALLEAPNLSQRCELMIQLMQFFALRDDGDEIVTLQ, encoded by the coding sequence ATGACGATGACGAAGCGGCTTTCCATTTTTCCCCTGCCTGGCGCGATCCTGTTTCCGGGCTTGCAGCTTCCCCTGCATATCTTCGAGCCGCGCTATCGCGATCTGGTCGGCAGCGCGCTGGCCAAAGACCGGCTGATCGGCATGATCCAGCCGCAACGCTCTGCCGATCGCGCGCCGCTCTACGACATCGGGTGCGTCGGACGGATCGCCGATGTCGAAGCGCTGGAGGACGGACGCTACAACATCGTTCTCGACGGCGAAGCGCGCTTCCGCGTGCTCAAGGAGCTGGAGGTCACCACCTCCTTCCGCCAGGTCGAGGCGGAAATCCTCGACGATCCGGAGAACGAATTCCTCTCCAGCGTGGAGCGCGGCAGCTTCGAGTTCGAGGCCCGCCGGTTCGCCGATTTGCAGGGCTATTCGGTCGACTGGGATTCGGTCCAGCGGCTCGACGACGAGACGCTGATCAACGGCGTCGCGCAGATCATACCCTTCGATGCGGCCAGCAAGCAGGCGCTGCTCGAAGCCCCGAACCTGTCGCAGCGCTGCGAGCTGATGATCCAGCTGATGCAGTTCTTCGCCCTGCGCGACGACGGCGACGAAATCGTGACGTTGCAATAA
- the dcd gene encoding dCTP deaminase, whose translation MAILSDKWIRDKATNEGMIEPFVEAQRREGCISYGLSSFGYDARVAPEFKIFTNVDSAVVDPKDFASNSFVDRDTDVCVIPPNSFALARTVEYFRIPEDVLVICLGKSTYARCGIIVNVTPLEPGWEGHVTLEFSNTTPLPAKIYANEGACQFLFLQGNERPEVTYSDRAGKYMGQRGVTLPRL comes from the coding sequence ATGGCGATTCTTTCCGACAAGTGGATCCGCGACAAGGCGACGAACGAGGGCATGATCGAGCCCTTCGTCGAGGCGCAGCGGCGCGAGGGGTGCATTTCCTACGGACTGTCGAGCTTCGGCTACGATGCGCGGGTCGCGCCCGAGTTCAAGATCTTCACCAATGTCGACAGCGCGGTGGTCGATCCCAAAGATTTCGCCAGCAACAGCTTCGTCGATCGCGATACCGACGTGTGCGTGATACCGCCCAACAGCTTCGCGCTGGCGCGCACGGTCGAATATTTCCGCATCCCGGAGGACGTGCTGGTCATCTGCCTCGGCAAGAGCACCTATGCGCGCTGCGGGATTATCGTGAACGTCACCCCGCTGGAGCCGGGTTGGGAAGGCCATGTGACGCTGGAATTTTCCAACACCACGCCGCTGCCCGCGAAAATCTACGCCAACGAAGGCGCGTGCCAGTTCCTGTTCCTGCAGGGGAACGAGCGACCCGAAGTCACGTATTCGGACCGGGCTGGCAAATATATGGGGCAGCGCGGAGTCACCCTACCGCGGCTTTGA
- a CDS encoding tetratricopeptide repeat protein: MGLSIDEQKAVDRFKQDIVEPSMSKLIILDFFAEWCGPCKALAPLLEKVAAEYADKGVELRKIDVDKEQFIAAQFQVQSIPTVYAMFQGQPVADLTNARTESQLKQTLDQILAQIPVQGGDVDGGQPQQQDVTQFVEMAEQVLAEGDAERAAGIFGQVVQMAPDNAAAHAGLVRALVQAGQVESAQSALQAAETNPAVASDPQIEQAKSALELAGNKVDDGELAELKAKAEGGDMQARYDYAEAAFAAGDRDAAADELLAMFETDREWNEGAAKAKLLQIFEAVGLEDPWVVATRRRLSKLLFG, encoded by the coding sequence ATGGGTCTGAGCATCGACGAGCAGAAGGCGGTCGACCGCTTCAAGCAGGACATCGTCGAACCCTCGATGTCGAAGCTGATCATCCTCGATTTCTTCGCCGAATGGTGCGGCCCGTGCAAGGCACTCGCCCCCCTCCTCGAGAAGGTGGCCGCAGAGTATGCCGACAAGGGCGTGGAGCTGCGCAAGATTGATGTCGACAAGGAGCAGTTCATCGCCGCGCAGTTTCAGGTGCAGTCGATCCCGACCGTCTACGCCATGTTCCAGGGGCAGCCGGTCGCGGATTTGACCAATGCGCGCACCGAATCGCAGTTGAAGCAGACGCTCGACCAGATTCTCGCGCAGATCCCCGTGCAGGGCGGCGATGTCGATGGCGGTCAGCCGCAGCAGCAGGACGTCACGCAATTCGTCGAAATGGCCGAGCAGGTGCTGGCCGAAGGCGATGCGGAGCGTGCGGCGGGCATCTTCGGGCAGGTCGTGCAGATGGCGCCCGACAATGCGGCAGCGCATGCCGGGCTCGTGCGCGCTCTGGTGCAGGCGGGACAGGTCGAGTCCGCACAGTCTGCGCTGCAGGCCGCCGAGACCAATCCGGCCGTGGCCTCCGACCCGCAGATCGAACAGGCGAAAAGCGCGCTCGAGCTTGCCGGCAACAAGGTCGACGATGGCGAGCTCGCCGAATTGAAAGCCAAGGCCGAAGGCGGCGATATGCAGGCGCGCTATGACTATGCCGAGGCCGCCTTCGCCGCCGGTGATCGCGACGCGGCCGCCGATGAATTGCTGGCCATGTTCGAGACCGATCGCGAATGGAACGAGGGCGCGGCGAAGGCCAAGCTGCTGCAGATCTTCGAGGCGGTCGGGCTGGAAGACCCGTGGGTCGTCGCTACGCGCAGGCGGCTGTCGAAGCTGCTGTTCGGATGA
- the glpD gene encoding glycerol-3-phosphate dehydrogenase: MSQAYDLLVVGGGINGAGIARNAAGRGLRVLLVEKDDLASHTSSASTKLVHGGLRYLEMYEFRLVAESLREREVLRRAAPHIIWPLRFVMPHEPSMRPRWMLRAALFLYDHIGGRMSLPGSKAVDLTVPPHRGVLQDRLTKGFEYSDCWVEDSRLVVLAAMDAEARGATVLTRTECTALARSADGWRATLQAPGGDREIEARAVVNAAGPFVDRLAKAALGSGTPSHLRLVKGSHIILSRRFPGEHAYIFQQPDGRIVFAIPYERDFTLIGTTDLLYEGDLDKVRIADEEIDYLCEAASRYFVSQVTREEIVSTYSGVRPLYEDNAASNSTVTRDYVFELEADGGAPILSVYGGKITTFRKLAEHALGKLGEAMTVPGEPWTATASLPGGEFEDGDFARFLWQSSEHYPFVPPEMLLRLARAYGTRLASILQGAENLDDLGERLGGNLYEAELRYLVRHEYARTAEDVLWRRSKLGLHLPADAQARVGEWMAANATETADFA, encoded by the coding sequence ATGAGCCAAGCTTACGACCTGCTGGTCGTCGGCGGCGGCATCAACGGCGCAGGCATCGCGCGCAATGCTGCGGGGCGCGGCTTGCGCGTGCTGCTGGTCGAGAAAGACGATCTCGCCTCGCACACCTCTTCCGCCAGCACCAAGCTGGTACATGGCGGCCTGCGCTATCTCGAGATGTACGAATTCCGGCTGGTGGCGGAATCCCTGCGCGAGCGGGAAGTGCTGCGGCGCGCCGCGCCGCATATCATCTGGCCGCTGCGCTTCGTCATGCCGCACGAGCCGAGCATGCGCCCGCGCTGGATGCTGCGCGCCGCCCTGTTCCTCTACGACCATATCGGTGGGCGGATGAGCTTGCCGGGAAGCAAGGCGGTCGACCTTACCGTGCCACCGCACCGTGGCGTGCTGCAGGATCGCCTGACAAAGGGCTTCGAATATTCCGATTGCTGGGTGGAGGATTCCCGCCTCGTCGTGCTCGCCGCGATGGACGCCGAGGCACGCGGCGCGACCGTGCTGACCCGGACCGAATGCACCGCGCTGGCGCGCTCGGCGGACGGCTGGCGGGCGACGTTGCAGGCGCCGGGAGGGGACCGCGAGATAGAGGCGCGAGCCGTCGTGAATGCGGCGGGACCTTTCGTGGACCGGCTCGCGAAGGCCGCGCTCGGCAGCGGCACGCCCTCGCACCTGCGGCTGGTCAAGGGCAGCCACATCATCCTCTCACGGCGCTTCCCGGGCGAGCATGCCTATATCTTCCAGCAGCCAGATGGCCGGATCGTTTTCGCCATCCCCTACGAGCGGGATTTCACCCTGATCGGCACCACCGATCTGCTCTACGAAGGCGATCTCGACAAAGTCCGCATCGCGGATGAGGAGATCGATTATCTCTGCGAAGCCGCCTCGCGCTATTTCGTGAGCCAGGTGACGCGCGAGGAGATCGTCTCCACCTATTCCGGCGTCCGCCCGCTCTACGAGGACAATGCGGCCAGCAACAGCACGGTCACGCGCGATTATGTGTTCGAGCTGGAGGCCGACGGCGGCGCGCCGATCCTGTCGGTCTATGGCGGGAAGATCACCACTTTCCGCAAACTGGCCGAGCATGCTCTGGGGAAGCTGGGCGAAGCGATGACCGTTCCCGGCGAGCCGTGGACTGCGACTGCATCTCTGCCGGGCGGCGAGTTCGAGGACGGGGACTTCGCCCGCTTCCTCTGGCAATCGAGCGAGCATTATCCGTTCGTGCCGCCGGAGATGCTGCTGCGGCTGGCCCGCGCCTATGGGACACGGCTGGCCTCCATCCTGCAAGGTGCCGAGAACCTCGACGATCTCGGGGAACGCCTCGGCGGAAATCTCTACGAAGCGGAGCTGCGCTACCTCGTGCGCCACGAATATGCGCGCACCGCCGAAGACGTGCTCTGGCGGCGCAGCAAGCTCGGGCTGCACCTGCCCGCCGATGCACAGGCACGGGTGGGCGAGTGGATGGCCGCCAACGCTACGGAAACCGCCGACTTCGCTTGA
- a CDS encoding saccharopine dehydrogenase family protein, producing the protein MADREFDIVVYGATGYTGRLVAEHFVREYGSRDDGPKWAMAGRSEDKLTAVRDEIGAPSTTPMIVADASDPASLEAMCNRTRVVLTTVGPYQLYGDELVAACVKTGTDYADLCGEPVWMRQKIDEHMEAAKASGARICFSSGFDSIPFDLGVLMAQKEAEKRFGSAAPRVKGRVRGMAGSASGGTVASLTETMKAVAKNPKLVPILTSSFGLTPGFEGPDQPNGMIPRYEESLGKWAAPFVMAPINTKNVHRTNFLLGHPWGTDFRYDEMVLTSPGDAGKAAAKAAADMMKNPFGAKPPKPGEGPTPEERENGFYDVLFVAEMPDGRTLHYGVKGKYDPGYGSTSRMLAETGMALLETDGEGGVGTPGYFLGEKLVERLRDHAELTFAVED; encoded by the coding sequence ATGGCCGACAGGGAATTCGACATCGTGGTCTATGGCGCAACCGGTTATACCGGGCGCTTGGTGGCAGAGCATTTCGTCCGCGAGTATGGCAGCCGCGACGATGGCCCGAAATGGGCGATGGCGGGCCGCAGCGAAGACAAGCTGACGGCGGTGCGCGACGAGATCGGCGCCCCTTCGACAACGCCGATGATCGTCGCCGATGCATCCGATCCGGCCAGCCTCGAGGCGATGTGCAACCGCACTAGGGTCGTGCTGACGACCGTCGGCCCCTACCAACTCTATGGCGACGAGCTTGTCGCGGCCTGCGTCAAGACCGGCACCGACTATGCCGACCTGTGCGGCGAGCCGGTCTGGATGCGGCAGAAGATCGACGAGCACATGGAGGCCGCCAAAGCCAGCGGCGCGCGCATCTGTTTCTCGTCCGGCTTCGACTCGATCCCCTTCGATCTCGGCGTGCTGATGGCGCAGAAGGAGGCCGAGAAGCGCTTCGGTTCCGCCGCTCCGCGCGTGAAAGGGCGCGTGCGCGGGATGGCAGGCAGCGCCTCGGGCGGGACTGTCGCCAGCCTGACCGAGACGATGAAGGCGGTGGCGAAGAACCCCAAGCTCGTCCCGATACTCACCAGCAGTTTCGGCCTGACGCCGGGTTTCGAAGGACCGGACCAGCCCAACGGCATGATCCCGCGTTACGAGGAAAGCCTCGGCAAATGGGCCGCGCCGTTCGTGATGGCGCCGATTAATACGAAGAACGTCCACCGCACCAACTTCCTGCTCGGCCATCCGTGGGGGACCGATTTCCGCTACGACGAGATGGTGCTCACGAGCCCCGGCGACGCGGGCAAGGCGGCGGCCAAGGCAGCCGCCGACATGATGAAGAACCCCTTCGGCGCCAAGCCGCCCAAGCCCGGCGAGGGGCCGACCCCCGAAGAGCGCGAGAACGGCTTTTACGATGTGCTGTTCGTGGCCGAGATGCCGGACGGCCGGACGCTGCACTACGGCGTGAAGGGTAAGTACGATCCCGGCTACGGCTCGACTAGCCGCATGCTGGCCGAAACCGGCATGGCGCTGCTCGAGACGGACGGCGAAGGCGGCGTCGGCACCCCGGGCTATTTCCTTGGCGAGAAGCTGGTCGAGCGACTGCGCGACCATGCCGAACTCACCTTCGCCGTCGAAGACTGA